The Pseudanabaena sp. ABRG5-3 genome includes the window CGATCGGCTAGTAGATCTGGCTATCCAGCGGATGGTTTAAATCGCATGATTGGATTTCGAGTTGTGCATGTGTAGTCTAAAGGAAGTTTGTCATGTCAGGATTACGTAAAATTCCCATAACGGTATTGACAGGATATCTTGGGGCTGGAAAAACCACCCTACTGAATCATATTTTGACAGCTGATCATGGTCAGAAAGTTGCTGTGATTGTGAATGAATTTGGCGAAGTCGGAATTGATCACCAACTTGTGATTGGAACCGATGAGGAAATCTTTGAGATGAATAACGGATGCATTTGTTGCACCGTCAGAGGAGATTTAATCCGAATGATTGGCAAGCTGCTAGAACGTCGTGATCAGTTTGATGTTCTAGTAATCGAAACAACTGGATTAGCCGATCCCGCTCCCGTTATTCAGTCTTTCTTCGTCGATGAGGTACTTTATGCAGAAACAGTCCTAGATGCGGTAGTAACGGTAGTCGATGCTAAGCACATCTGGGATCACTGGGAAAGTAGTGAAGCTCAGGAGCAAATTGCATTTGCCGATGTCGTGATCTTAAATAAGATTGATTTGGTATCGCCAACCATTCTGGAAGAACTAGAAAAACGCGTGCGTGGGATGAATGCGATTGCCAAACTATATAGAACTCTGAATTGTGACATTGACCTCGATCAATTACTCGGTTTAAAAGCCTTTGACCTCAAACAAGCACTGAGTATCGATCCACAATTTTTGACAGAGGATACCCATGTACATGATTCGTCAATATCGTCCGTCTCCATTACTACGACTGGTAGTTACAGCAGCACCCAAGTTAACAGATGGCTTTACCAACTAGTCCAAGAACAAGGTGCCGATATCTTCCGCATGAAGGGCATTTTGAATTTGGATAACGCAGATCGGCGTTTTGTCTTTCAAGGTGTCCACATGACTCTTGACGGTAGACCCGGTAAGCCGTGGAGAGCTGAGGAAGTACGCCAAAACGAACTGGTGTTCATTGGTCGTAATTTGGATGAACAGACCTTAAAAGCGGGTTTTCAGGCTTGTCGCCTAGAAGTACCGATCGAAGTTGGTGGCTAGGATCTAACTAAATCTCAATTAAGTAGAAGAGGATAACTGAATGAAATTGCAGCATTATTTAGGAGGTATCGAGAATCTCGGTCCTGTGAGTGTTGAAAAGAAAGTATTTGTGGAGGAGTGGGAAAAGCGTATTTTTGGCATTCACGTCGCTATGATGGCGCTGAGTAATCACTTGGATCAGGCGATTCCCAAGTATCCAATTAAGCAGGTACCCACCAAATTCAAGGACTTTTGGACTTGGGGTCACCTACGTACAGGAGCCGAAGGCATGCAACCTTTTGACTACTTTCGGCTACGCTATTACGAAAAATGGTTAGGTGGAATCTCTGGATTTTTTATCGAGAAGGGCTATGTCACCGAAGCTGAACTAGACGCTGCTACTGCTAGTTATCTATCTAGCCCAAATCCTACTAGCTTTACCCCACCTGCTGGGGGTAATCCAGCGATCGATACCCAAGTGATTCGCTACCTGCGGGAAGGTGATTCACCCAAGCGAGAACTGACTACCAAACCGAAATTTGCCATTGGCAGCAAAGTCAAGGTCAAAGATCCGATTGTCGTGGATCATACTCGACTACCGGGTCATCTCCGAGGCAAAACGGGCACTGTTTACTTAGTCTATCCAGATGCCTACACTTATTTCTTTTCTACTGGTCCAGATGGAATCGGCGAACCGATGCCCGTATATCTTGTTGCCTTTAGTCCAGTGGATATTTGGGGATCCGCCAAGAGTGATCCAAATTCAACCTATTACGACGATCTGTTTGAAACCTATCTTGAATCCGTTTGAGGTTATCATTTTATGAGTGGATACGAGCATTTTAAGTACAGTACTGATCGAGAAGCCTACAGTGCGGCACGCGTTCGCGCTTTAGAGGCGCTGTTGGTGAAGAAAGGAGTGATTACAGGTTCCACCGTCGATCAGGTTTTGAAGTACTTCAAAACAGAGATGGGACCGTTTAATGGAGCTAAGATTGTGGCGCGGGCTTGGGTTGATCCGAGCTTTAAAATGCGCTTGTTAAAAGACGCTAATGCCGCGATCTCCGAGATGAAATTCCCCCCCGGAATGTCTGGAGCTGAGGGCGAACACCTCAAGATTGTTGAAAATACACCTACAGTCCATAACTTGATTGTCTGTACCCTATGTTCTTGCTACCCTTGGCCTACTTTGGGATTACCACCCTATTGGTTCAAAGATCCGACCTTCCGAGCCAGAGCCGTGCGCGAACCACGTGCCGTTCTGAAAGAATTTGGCTTAGAGATCGATCCCGCAGTAGAAATCAAAGTGTGGGATAGTAGCGCCCAAATTCGTTGGTCGGTATTGCCAGAGAGACCAGCAGGTACAGCAGGAATGAGCGAAAGCCAGTTAGCGGCGATAGTTACGCCCGAATCAATGATGGGAGTCGGCAAAATTAAGGTGGCCTAACTCTAGCCTGACACCTATTTGATCGAATTTTATCCCACCCACAACACTCATCCCCCACAAGTCATTCACTTCCATTAAAAAGTAAGTGGATGACTTGTGTGATATGGCTAAGCATCTCAACGAAAGACTAACAGTTCATCTTTCAAGCCCTCAATTGCTTAAGGAGCAACCAATGCAAACTCAATTTGAGCATTTTGCTGCGACTAGTATGCTAGGCAGCAAGGACTCACCACCCCGCTGTGATGGCGAACTGTTTTTTGAAGATTCTTGGGAAGGTCGCGCTTTTGGAATTGCGATCGCCCTCTCCAAAAAAGGCCATTATGAATGGGAAGACTTTCGGCAGCAATTGATTACGTCAATTGGAGATTGGGAGTCCTCACATGCTCTAGATGACCCAAGCTGGAACTATTATCAGCGTTGGCTTTTGGCACTGGAGCGCGTGATGCTAGAAATCAACCTGATTGATCCAGCAGAACTTGAACAACAACTGGCAGAGTTGATGGCACAAGAAAATCTATTGGAGTAAGGGTTTGTTTCATCACCTTCGGCGATGAAACAAACCTCTTTACTGAAAACGCGCGATATAGTTACACATAATGTTGGGGTGAACTTATTAATTGGGTAATGTAGGACTTTCTAAACCTGTTGCCTTGCCTGCTTTGCGGAGACGATCGCTTTCGGGTTCCATCCATGAATAGACAAAATGACTGAAGCAGGTAATTTGCGGTTCTCTAGCTCGAATCGCTTGCATTTGCTTCTCAAAGCTAGGATGTCCATCAAAACTTTGTCCCCAAGTGCCTGCCAAAACTGGACAGACTAAAGTTTGAGGCGATGATTGACGCACTACGTCGGAAACCTGCTCGGCGACACAACTACCATCATTACAAAGGGCATAGGTCATGGGGTGGCGTTCCATATATTTCGGGAAGCGATCCCAAGGCTGCATTCTTGCCTCATATCTGCCTGATTCTGTGCGATTGCCATTGGGAAAGAACACTGTGCCAATGGGTAGATTATTTTGCTTGAGAGGAGCCGAAATTGTGGTGACAAAATTGATGACCCCTTGATAGGCATGATTTGTGGCAATATTCCACAGTAAACCCTCGGTGATGGCTGCCGTCTCCCTAGGATTTTTAATGTTGGTCGGTCTGACTTTCGCCGCATCCGCTAGTTGCTTCTCGGTTTCAACAACATCATTTGCCGTGAGATTGCCATTTTGGAGATAAAGTGCCATCAATTCTCGGACATTACGATTGTCAATGCTATTGAGTAATGCTGTTCGTGATGATTTGCCATGAATCCACAGTTGTTTGACATTATCGATTAATTCTCCCGTGGCATTAGTTGGATAGCGCACATAATCAAATACCATGCCATCAGGCTGGCGTTGCATTAGAGCTTTAACTGCTGTGATTAAATCATCTTTAGCAGTCCGACTATAGGGATCGACAAATAGGTGATCGGCTTCGTAGGCATCTTCGTAAAAGGCTTTACCATTAGCCACCTGCTTGCGATCGAAATTGGTATTCGCAATACTGTTTTCCCCATTGCCATTGATCGCCAATGCCCCCGATCGCCCTTTGACCTCACTATAGCCATAGCCAAAATTCATCGCAAATGACCAACCATAAACCTTAATGCCCCGTTCTTTACCGATCGCGATCGCCTGTTTCCACAGATCATAGTCCGCAGGTACTTCTCCCGCCTTGACTGCTTCCTCCATCACTGATTTCCAAGGTGTCGGATTATCGGCAACGGGTAGCAGTACACGCCCATCATAAAAAACCTCAACAAAAACTTGGTTATAGCCCCGATTAGCGATCCGATCAAAAACATCCTCTAGCACCCCTGCCTTGACATCATTAGGATAGAGCCTGATCCAAGTGGCTTGGGTTTGGGGCGCAGTGCGATCACGACAGGCTTGTAGAGCCGTTTTATGTTTTTGGATAATTTCCCGATATTGGGTCTGCGATTTTTGATCCTTAGTACTGATCAGAGCCACCTTTCGTAATTCATGTTTACGCACAATTTCCGCCGCACTCACATCACAGGTCGGATTGCCCCACAAAATTCTGTCAGGTAAAGCTCCTGCGATCGCATTACCTGAAAAGGCAGTTGCTAAGCTCAGGCAAGTGCCAGAGGCAAGCAAGCCGAACTTTGGTTTATGTAACTTTTTTCGAGAGGTTGAGGATTTGATCGATTTCATAAAAATACAAAAATACCTTGATATTTACCTTGGGGCGTTGATCTGGCGGTCAGGAGCGCCGCGTATCCTAACCCTAAAATTTTGATCTTGATAAGTAGGTGGGCATAATTAAAAACCAGAGCCAAAACCTGTAGCGCACGCTGCGCGTGCGCTACAGGTTTTGGTTTTTTATATTTAATTGCGCCCACCTACTTAGAAGCAATTTCCCTGACGAACTAGCCGTAACAATGTGGCACACTGACAAGTGTATTTCATGATTTGCTTCTCCATGCTGCACAACCCTGCCAGATTTAAGCCTAGTTCCATCGAAAATGACTCGGATAATGAAGAAGAATTAGAATTTTACGATTTTAATGAACCTGAACCGGGGAGTCCACCGGGAACGCTAATCATTGGTGAAGATGCCAGTATTCCCAATATTTTTCTGATTGATTACCATGCCGAAGAAGCGATCGGCGTGCAATTAGCAACCCCTGAAGAATGTTTCCCCTACCTCGATAGTCAATCGGTCTCATGGGTAGATGTGCAGGGGTTAGGTTCGGAAGATGTCTTAAAACGACTAGGCAAAGTGTTTAGCCTCCATGAGCTAGTACTTGAAGATATCGTCAATATTCCCCAAAGACCGAAGGTTGAAAGCTTCGAGGATCAAGAACTAATCATCTTACATATGGTGACGAGTCGTGAAGATGGTCGGGGTTTTTATGATGAGCAGGTAAGTTTGATCTTAGGAAAAAACTATGTACTGACGGTGCAAGAAGAACCTGAAAATGATGTGTTTGAGCCAATTCGCCAACGGATTCACCGCAATCGTGGCGTAATTCGATCACAGAAGTCCGACTACCTTGCCTATACTCTCATCGATGCGATCGTCGATGGTTTTTTCCCTGTGTTAGAGGACTATGGTGAGCGTCTCGAAGATTTGCAAGATGAAGTAGTAGAAAAGCCCACTCGTCAAACCCTTGAAAAAATTCATAAAATCAAGCGCGAGCTTTTGCTCCTACGCCGAGCCATCTGGCCGCAACGGGATGCGATTAACTCTTTAATTCGTGAAGAAAGTCCTTTAATTGATCGCGAAGTAAGGGTTTACTTGCGGGACTGTTATGACCATACAGTACAGGTAATCGATATGGTCGAGACATACCGTGAACTTGCCGCTAATTTAATGGATATTTATCTGTCGTCACTCAGTAACAGCACCAATGAGGTCATGCGTTTTTTGACCGTGATTTCCACTTTGTTTATTCCCCTTACCTTTGTCGCAGGTGTGTATGGCATGAATTTTGAGACAAGCTTGGCAGGAAATATGCCTGAGCTAAAAATGGAATATGGCTATGTTTACTGTTGGCTAGGAATGCTAGCGATCTCTGGAGGCTTATTATTTTTCTTTTGGAAAAAAGGTTGGCTATCTGGCCCCAAATAAATGTCTGAATCACGGATTATACAGATTAAGAAACCCCACATATTTTAGATTTGCAAATAAGAAAAGAAATAAATTTACGGGGCAGATCAATTAAAATCCGTGAAATCAAATAATCCGTTTAATCCGTGATCTTGAATGGTGTTAATCAAAAAAAAACGTAGATTACAAAGATTATCTTTACAGGCTTACCAAGTCGCTTCAGATTTACAAATCAACAGCGCGATCGCCTTAACATCTGAACAAAGACATTATTTATGTAATGTGTTGCGTCTAGACATAGGCGCGGAATTTATTGCCCTCGACCGCCAAGGGGGCTGGTGGCTAGCGAAGTTATCTAGTGAGGCGGATAATGCCCAAATCATCGACAAATTAGAAAATAATTCCGAGTTAGATACCCAAATTACTCTTGGTGTGGCGATGCCCAAAGGTAGCAATATCGAATCAGTAATTCGCCAATCTACGGAATTAGGCGTGCGCCAAATAGTGCCATTATTTAGCGATCGCACGGTTATCAAATCAGGCACAGAAATCGGTAATCAAAAACGCGATCGCTGGCAACGCATTGCTGAAGAAGCCGCCGAGCTTTCCCTGCGTACCTATGTCCCTGAAATTAATGCACCACAATCCTTCAAGTCATGGCTAGGCGATCTTGCCCAAAATTCTGCACAAATTCATAAATATATTTGTGTAACCCACCCTGATGCGACACATTTACTGACTAGCTTGCAAAGTGCATATTACGCTTTACCTATGGGAGAGCAACTTACTCAAATTATGATTGCTACGGGTTGCGAGGGAGGGTGGACTACCAGAGAAGAAGAAATGGCGATCGCCTCAGGATTTATACCTGTATCTCTAGGCGATCGGGTATTATCTGCCATCACAGCCCCAGTGGTAGCATTGTCCATAGTTAGTGCATTTTTAGATACAAAATAAGTAAGGATTGGCGGCGCGAAGCGCCGCCAATCCTTACTTTAATCCTTGGAGATAGAGACAATTTATGATCGCCAACCAACAGCAAACAGTGCAACATATGGTGCAGCAAACGATTGCCCTGCGTACCAATGGTAAAAAACTGCACAATATCACCCGTCAAGTAGAAGCCATACTCTTTCAATCGGGTATAAAAATGGGACTATGTAATGTCTTTGTGCGGCATACATCGGCAAGCTTGATCATTCAAGAAAATGCCGACCCCGATGTATTGGCAGATTTAGAAACATTTTTTAGCAAACTCATTCCTGAAGAGGCAAGTCAATATCGCCATATTTCTGAGGGAGTAGACGATATGCCATCCCATATTCGCAGTGCCCTTACTAAAACATCGGAAACAATTCCGATCGCTAATGGTAAACTTGCCCTCGGCACTTGGCAAGGAATCTTTGTTTGGGAGCATCGCAATTTGGGACATACCCGTGAAGTGTTGGTACATATTACAGGATGTTAAAACAGGGTGCTAAATCAGGATATTTAAAATAGGAGCCTAGATGAAGTCCGCAAAAAAGCCACCAGCCAGCCGATATCGCCCAGCAACTAAACAGAGAAAGTGGCTGCGGGGATTTCAGTGGTTTTTACCAGGACTCTTAGTCAAGAGATGGTTGCTAGTCAGCATTATTGGCATTGTCTTAATCGTGCTGGGAATCGCAATTTCGGCAAGACTGACCCCGATTTTATTTCTATCGCGTCTCATCGGGAATACGATCGACCTTTTGGTGGCGATCTTGCCCCGCAATTTCAGTGGTCCGCTTGCCTTAGCCATTGGGCTTGGTCTTCTCTGGCTAGGACAAAAACGCGCCCTTGGTTCGATTACTCAAGTTTTGATGCCCGATCAAGATAAAGAACTGTTGGAATTACTAGTTTCTCACCGCAAGCTCAATCGCGGGCCCAAAATTGTCACCGTTGGTGGTGGCACAGGCATGTCGAATTTGTTACGAGGTCTGAAGCAATATAGCGCCAATATTACGGCGATCGTCACAGTTGCCGATGACGGTGGTTCTTCTGGTCGCTTACGGCGCGAGCATGGCGTTTTACCTCCAGGGGATATTCGCAACTGCCTCGCAGCCCTGGCCGATGAAGAAAAATTAGTCACCGAACTATTTCAATATCGATTTAAAACTGGTGAAGGTCTAACAGGACATAGCTTTGGTAATTTGTTCCTGACCGCGATGAGTGAAGTCACGGGTGATCTCGAAAAGGCGATCGCGGCAAGTTCTCAGGTATTAGCCGTGCGTGGACGAGTATTACCTGCAACCCTTGAGCATATGGTGCTATGGGCAGAACTTGAAGATGGACGATATGTTGAAGGGGAGTCAAATATTCCTGAAGCTAAGGGTAAGATTAAACATATTGGGTGCAAACCCAGTAATCCGCAGGGACTACCTCAAGCTATTGAGGATATTAACGAAGCCGATTTGATTGTGATTGGACCTGGTAGCTTATATACCAGTATTATTCCCAACCTGCTCGTACCTGAGATTCTCCAAGCATTGATCAATCGCAATGTGCCATCGATCTATCTTTGTAATATCATGAGTCAAGTAGGTGAAACCGATGGCTATGCTGTGTCTGATTACGTGCGAGTTTTAGACGAGTTAGCAGGGGTGAGATTATTTGATGTAGTTTTAGTTCAAAAGAACCCACCTTCTGAGCGATCGCTACAGCACTATGCCTCTTTCGGGTCTTATTTGACACCTCTAGATCGTGAAAATCTCGCCAAAATGGGCTGTCCTGTTTTAATTGCCAATATTATGCGGGAAAAGGCTAATGGGACAGTCTGTCATGATTCAGATAAACTTGCAGGGGTATTAATGCGTTGGTATAACCGTCAGTAATCTTTAGTTTTTACGTTGCCCCATGCTAATGTAAAAATTAAAGTTCAGCCTAGATAAGATTTTATAGTTTTTAATTTGGCTAGATAAATTAAAAACAAGCCTAGACCTCAAGCTCAAAACGCCAGATAAAATCATCAGTGTTACAGCATTACCATATCCGAGTTAACAGTGATATTTATGCCCTTTCAAACTTGCAAGGGTGGTTTCTTCAATTCCAAAAATTATTGCCCAAACCTGTTTGGATGCAGTGCAATCTCGTTTTAGTTGAGGTATTTACGAATGTGGTTTCCTATGCCCATGAGGGTTTGTCTGAGGAAACTCCAGTTGATATTGAGTTAGCAATCAATGCAACCGAAAAATTTTTAGAATTGAAAATTTGGGACTATGGAGAACCATTTGACCTACTAGCCGAAATTGACAGGCTCTCCAGAGAAGCTCATAAGAATAAGGACTTTGAAAATATTGACGATATTCCTACAGGTGGTAGAGGTTTGATCATCGCCAAAACCATCGCTGACAATATCCGATATGAGACTTCTAGCGATGGTCGTAATTGTTTTGTAATGACAAAAAGTTTTGCAAACTTTACCCAAAACATACCAAATTGATATTTAGTAAGTAGCTTAGGCATAATTAAAAAATAGAGCCAAAAGCTGTAGCGCACACTGCATGTGCGCTACAGCTTTTTGGTTTTTATATTTAATTGCGCCCAGCTAATTATTGTGCTTTTAGTATTGTAATTTGATACAGTTTTTAACGCCTTAGCCATAAAACGAAAGCAAATAGACCTACAGGTATTGTAATTGCGGCATAGGCGATCGCACTCATTACGTCGTTGGTGAGACCATTTAACAATGACCAATTAGGGACAATATATTTAATTACA containing:
- a CDS encoding CobW family GTP-binding protein, encoding MSGLRKIPITVLTGYLGAGKTTLLNHILTADHGQKVAVIVNEFGEVGIDHQLVIGTDEEIFEMNNGCICCTVRGDLIRMIGKLLERRDQFDVLVIETTGLADPAPVIQSFFVDEVLYAETVLDAVVTVVDAKHIWDHWESSEAQEQIAFADVVILNKIDLVSPTILEELEKRVRGMNAIAKLYRTLNCDIDLDQLLGLKAFDLKQALSIDPQFLTEDTHVHDSSISSVSITTTGSYSSTQVNRWLYQLVQEQGADIFRMKGILNLDNADRRFVFQGVHMTLDGRPGKPWRAEEVRQNELVFIGRNLDEQTLKAGFQACRLEVPIEVGG
- the nthB gene encoding nitrile hydratase subunit beta; the encoded protein is MKLQHYLGGIENLGPVSVEKKVFVEEWEKRIFGIHVAMMALSNHLDQAIPKYPIKQVPTKFKDFWTWGHLRTGAEGMQPFDYFRLRYYEKWLGGISGFFIEKGYVTEAELDAATASYLSSPNPTSFTPPAGGNPAIDTQVIRYLREGDSPKRELTTKPKFAIGSKVKVKDPIVVDHTRLPGHLRGKTGTVYLVYPDAYTYFFSTGPDGIGEPMPVYLVAFSPVDIWGSAKSDPNSTYYDDLFETYLESV
- the nthA gene encoding nitrile hydratase subunit alpha → MSGYEHFKYSTDREAYSAARVRALEALLVKKGVITGSTVDQVLKYFKTEMGPFNGAKIVARAWVDPSFKMRLLKDANAAISEMKFPPGMSGAEGEHLKIVENTPTVHNLIVCTLCSCYPWPTLGLPPYWFKDPTFRARAVREPRAVLKEFGLEIDPAVEIKVWDSSAQIRWSVLPERPAGTAGMSESQLAAIVTPESMMGVGKIKVA
- a CDS encoding nitrile hydratase accessory protein, producing the protein MQTQFEHFAATSMLGSKDSPPRCDGELFFEDSWEGRAFGIAIALSKKGHYEWEDFRQQLITSIGDWESSHALDDPSWNYYQRWLLALERVMLEINLIDPAELEQQLAELMAQENLLE
- the corA gene encoding magnesium/cobalt transporter CorA codes for the protein MLHNPARFKPSSIENDSDNEEELEFYDFNEPEPGSPPGTLIIGEDASIPNIFLIDYHAEEAIGVQLATPEECFPYLDSQSVSWVDVQGLGSEDVLKRLGKVFSLHELVLEDIVNIPQRPKVESFEDQELIILHMVTSREDGRGFYDEQVSLILGKNYVLTVQEEPENDVFEPIRQRIHRNRGVIRSQKSDYLAYTLIDAIVDGFFPVLEDYGERLEDLQDEVVEKPTRQTLEKIHKIKRELLLLRRAIWPQRDAINSLIREESPLIDREVRVYLRDCYDHTVQVIDMVETYRELAANLMDIYLSSLSNSTNEVMRFLTVISTLFIPLTFVAGVYGMNFETSLAGNMPELKMEYGYVYCWLGMLAISGGLLFFFWKKGWLSGPK
- a CDS encoding RsmE family RNA methyltransferase, with the translated sequence MVLIKKKRRLQRLSLQAYQVASDLQINSAIALTSEQRHYLCNVLRLDIGAEFIALDRQGGWWLAKLSSEADNAQIIDKLENNSELDTQITLGVAMPKGSNIESVIRQSTELGVRQIVPLFSDRTVIKSGTEIGNQKRDRWQRIAEEAAELSLRTYVPEINAPQSFKSWLGDLAQNSAQIHKYICVTHPDATHLLTSLQSAYYALPMGEQLTQIMIATGCEGGWTTREEEMAIASGFIPVSLGDRVLSAITAPVVALSIVSAFLDTK
- a CDS encoding secondary thiamine-phosphate synthase enzyme YjbQ; this encodes MIANQQQTVQHMVQQTIALRTNGKKLHNITRQVEAILFQSGIKMGLCNVFVRHTSASLIIQENADPDVLADLETFFSKLIPEEASQYRHISEGVDDMPSHIRSALTKTSETIPIANGKLALGTWQGIFVWEHRNLGHTREVLVHITGC
- a CDS encoding gluconeogenesis factor YvcK family protein, giving the protein MKSAKKPPASRYRPATKQRKWLRGFQWFLPGLLVKRWLLVSIIGIVLIVLGIAISARLTPILFLSRLIGNTIDLLVAILPRNFSGPLALAIGLGLLWLGQKRALGSITQVLMPDQDKELLELLVSHRKLNRGPKIVTVGGGTGMSNLLRGLKQYSANITAIVTVADDGGSSGRLRREHGVLPPGDIRNCLAALADEEKLVTELFQYRFKTGEGLTGHSFGNLFLTAMSEVTGDLEKAIAASSQVLAVRGRVLPATLEHMVLWAELEDGRYVEGESNIPEAKGKIKHIGCKPSNPQGLPQAIEDINEADLIVIGPGSLYTSIIPNLLVPEILQALINRNVPSIYLCNIMSQVGETDGYAVSDYVRVLDELAGVRLFDVVLVQKNPPSERSLQHYASFGSYLTPLDRENLAKMGCPVLIANIMREKANGTVCHDSDKLAGVLMRWYNRQ
- a CDS encoding ATP-binding protein, which encodes MLQHYHIRVNSDIYALSNLQGWFLQFQKLLPKPVWMQCNLVLVEVFTNVVSYAHEGLSEETPVDIELAINATEKFLELKIWDYGEPFDLLAEIDRLSREAHKNKDFENIDDIPTGGRGLIIAKTIADNIRYETSSDGRNCFVMTKSFANFTQNIPN